A stretch of Ranitomeya variabilis isolate aRanVar5 chromosome 3, aRanVar5.hap1, whole genome shotgun sequence DNA encodes these proteins:
- the LOC143817702 gene encoding uncharacterized protein LOC143817702 has protein sequence MPGCEREHQRAFILYHHRLGGSGGKESRATIYTIQASSGEPPSAVAGAHSPSPRGRIYVRVTKLDPVDEKIWTVKEFTTIWMSPCQLPRTSCLLTRASRLCCCTSPRLPFNIISLYTIFMPDHCHCCPRPLTSWAGI, from the exons atgcctgggtgtgagcgggaacatcagagagcattcattctttaccaccatcggctgggaggatctggaggaaaggagagtagagccaccatttacaccattcaggccagttctggagaaccaccatctgcagtggccggagcacatagtccttcaccccgtggccggatttacgtacgtgtcaccaagctggacccg gtggatgaaaagatctggactgtgaaagaattcacgaccatctg gatgagcccgtgccaactgcccagaacttcatgcctcctgacccgtgcctcacgtctctgctgctgtacgtcacctcggctgcccttcaacatcatctctctctataccatcttcatgccggaccactgccattgctgccccagacccttgacctcctgggctggcatctaa